From Sphingopyxis sp. MWB1, a single genomic window includes:
- the uvrC gene encoding excinuclease ABC subunit UvrC — MARPNSPDRFNEEKATYVVRGSGEAEDKPDLARGADIIRTVVRKLPGRPGVYRMLDARGDVLYVGKARALKNRVTNYTQVARLPQRLQRMVAQTRAMEIVTTNSEAEALLLEAQLIKRYRPPYNVLLRDDKSFPFILLRMDHDFPRVQKHRGARRAKGRYYGPFASAGSVNRTLNALQKTFLLRSCTDSFFTNRSRPCLLYQIRRCSAPCVDRVSKDDYAELVSDAQDFLEGRSTAVQKRLGDAMTRASDAMDFELAAVLRDRLKALTFIQGSQSVHAEGLGDADVFALAAKGGQLCIAGFFLRGGQNWGHRSFFPAHVAGVPEAEVMASFLMQFYEGVPPPKLILVDRAPEDCALLAEALGETAGRKVEISVPQRGSRKRLLEQAVRNAGEELDRRLAESSSQAKLGRELADLFDLDAPPQRIEIYDNSHIQGTNALGAMVVAGPEGWIKGAYRKFNIKRAETRPGDDFAMMREVFHRRFARALEEDPDRSKGEWPDLVLIDGGKGQVSAVADVFGELGIDDLPFVGVAKGPDRNAGRETFYLPDGREFTLPTNNAVLFYIQRLRDEAHRFAIGAHRQKRAKAMGSSPLDEVPGIGPARKKALLMHFGTARAVRSASLEDLQRAPGVSAAVAQAVYDFYNPGG, encoded by the coding sequence ATGGCTCGCCCCAATTCCCCCGACCGGTTCAACGAGGAAAAAGCCACCTATGTCGTGCGCGGCAGCGGGGAGGCGGAGGACAAGCCCGATCTGGCGCGCGGCGCCGACATTATCCGCACGGTGGTGCGGAAGCTTCCGGGCCGCCCCGGCGTCTATCGCATGCTCGATGCGCGCGGCGATGTGCTGTATGTCGGCAAGGCGCGTGCACTGAAAAACCGCGTTACCAATTATACCCAGGTCGCGCGTCTGCCGCAGCGGCTCCAGCGCATGGTCGCGCAAACGCGCGCGATGGAGATCGTCACCACTAACAGTGAGGCGGAGGCGCTGCTGCTCGAAGCGCAGCTCATCAAACGCTACCGCCCACCCTATAATGTGCTGCTGCGCGACGACAAAAGCTTCCCTTTCATTCTGCTGCGAATGGATCATGATTTTCCGCGCGTGCAGAAACATCGCGGCGCCCGGCGCGCGAAGGGCCGCTATTACGGTCCCTTCGCCAGCGCCGGATCGGTAAACCGCACGCTCAACGCGCTGCAAAAAACCTTTCTGCTGCGAAGCTGCACCGACAGTTTCTTCACCAATCGCTCGCGCCCGTGCCTGCTCTACCAGATCCGCCGCTGTTCGGCGCCGTGCGTCGATCGCGTGTCGAAGGATGACTATGCCGAGCTGGTGAGCGACGCGCAGGATTTTCTCGAAGGCCGCTCGACCGCAGTGCAAAAGCGCCTTGGCGACGCCATGACCCGCGCGTCCGACGCGATGGATTTCGAACTCGCCGCCGTACTTCGCGACCGGCTGAAGGCGCTGACCTTCATTCAGGGCAGCCAGTCGGTCCATGCCGAAGGGCTGGGCGACGCCGATGTCTTCGCGCTCGCCGCCAAGGGCGGGCAGCTCTGCATCGCCGGCTTTTTCCTGCGTGGTGGCCAGAATTGGGGCCATCGCAGCTTCTTCCCCGCCCATGTCGCGGGGGTGCCGGAGGCCGAAGTGATGGCCAGTTTCCTCATGCAATTTTACGAAGGGGTGCCACCGCCCAAACTGATCCTCGTTGACCGCGCGCCCGAGGATTGCGCGCTCCTCGCCGAAGCCCTTGGCGAAACCGCCGGGCGCAAGGTCGAAATCAGCGTTCCGCAGCGCGGCAGTCGCAAACGGCTGCTCGAACAGGCGGTGCGCAATGCGGGCGAAGAACTCGACCGCCGCCTCGCCGAAAGCAGCAGCCAGGCGAAGCTGGGGCGCGAGCTTGCCGATCTCTTCGATCTCGACGCTCCGCCACAGCGCATCGAAATCTACGACAACAGCCACATTCAGGGCACCAATGCCCTCGGCGCCATGGTCGTCGCGGGGCCTGAAGGCTGGATCAAGGGCGCCTATCGCAAATTCAATATCAAGCGCGCCGAAACCCGGCCCGGCGACGATTTCGCGATGATGCGCGAGGTGTTCCACCGCCGCTTCGCCCGCGCGCTGGAGGAGGACCCCGATCGCAGCAAGGGCGAGTGGCCCGATTTAGTCCTGATCGACGGCGGCAAGGGGCAGGTGTCGGCGGTGGCCGATGTGTTTGGCGAACTCGGTATCGACGATCTGCCTTTTGTCGGGGTCGCCAAGGGGCCAGACCGCAATGCGGGCCGCGAAACCTTCTATCTGCCCGATGGCCGTGAATTTACGCTGCCAACCAATAATGCAGTGCTCTTCTATATTCAGCGGCTGCGCGACGAAGCGCACCGCTTTGCGATTGGCGCGCATCGCCAGAAACGCGCCAAGGCGATGGGAAGCTCGCCGCTCGACGAGGTTCCTGGCATCGGCCCAGCACGCAAAAAGGCGCTGCTCATGCATTTCGGCACCGCGCGCGCGGTGCGCTCGGCGAGCCTTGAGGATTTGCAAAGAGCGCCGGGAGTCAGCGCGGCCGTCGCGCAGGCCGTCTATGATTTCTATAATCCCGGTGGATAG
- a CDS encoding F0F1 ATP synthase subunit B family protein — protein sequence MANLTLIFAEGANEPTAFGLDATVWVSIAMLAFLAILVWKKVPAMIAGMLDNKIAEITKQLNEAEQLRLDAESLKAEYEAKLADAAKEADEMRARAAAEAEELVAKAKADTTALIARRKQMAEDRIAAAEATALAEVRSAAAKAATDAAATLIAARHDAAADKALIDQAIASVAKG from the coding sequence ATGGCTAATCTGACGCTAATTTTCGCCGAAGGGGCGAATGAGCCCACGGCCTTTGGTCTCGATGCCACCGTGTGGGTATCGATCGCGATGCTCGCCTTCCTCGCCATATTGGTGTGGAAGAAAGTGCCCGCGATGATTGCCGGGATGCTCGACAATAAAATTGCCGAGATTACGAAGCAGCTCAACGAAGCCGAACAGCTGCGTCTCGACGCTGAATCGCTGAAGGCCGAATATGAAGCCAAGCTGGCCGACGCTGCCAAGGAGGCCGACGAGATGCGCGCCCGCGCTGCTGCCGAGGCCGAGGAACTGGTTGCCAAGGCCAAGGCCGATACCACCGCGCTGATCGCCCGCCGCAAGCAGATGGCCGAAGATCGCATTGCTGCTGCCGAGGCCACCGCGCTTGCAGAGGTGCGTAGCGCCGCTGCGAAGGCGGCGACCGACGCGGCAGCAACGCTCATTGCCGCACGGCATGATGCGGCTGCCGACAAGGCCCTGATCGATCAGGCGATTGCATCGGTCGCCAAAGGCTAA
- a CDS encoding F0F1 ATP synthase subunit B family protein has product MPQIAQLTADNWYLASQLFWLLVVFAAIYVVIGRGMLPKIEATVDARDRKVADDLAAAKAAHATADALEENYRQQSEAARTAAQAAVADAKSKAALDAEKRLAKVDAELAEKLGKAEAEVASAKSSAMAEIESVAAEAAGELVAKLSGVKVAAADAKNAVKAVLHG; this is encoded by the coding sequence ATGCCACAGATAGCCCAGCTAACCGCTGACAATTGGTATCTTGCCTCGCAGCTTTTCTGGCTGCTCGTCGTTTTCGCCGCTATTTATGTGGTGATCGGCCGCGGCATGTTGCCGAAAATCGAAGCGACGGTGGATGCCCGGGACCGCAAGGTCGCCGACGATCTGGCGGCGGCCAAGGCGGCCCATGCCACGGCCGACGCGCTGGAGGAAAATTACCGCCAGCAAAGCGAAGCGGCCCGCACCGCGGCGCAGGCCGCGGTCGCCGACGCCAAGAGCAAGGCGGCGCTCGACGCGGAAAAACGCCTTGCGAAGGTCGATGCCGAACTGGCTGAAAAGCTGGGCAAGGCTGAAGCCGAAGTGGCCAGCGCCAAATCCTCCGCCATGGCGGAGATCGAATCGGTTGCGGCCGAGGCGGCTGGCGAACTGGTAGCCAAGCTGTCGGGCGTGAAAGTCGCCGCAGCGGATGCCAAAAATGCGGTGAAGGCGGTGCTCCATGGCTAA
- a CDS encoding F0F1 ATP synthase subunit C, with translation MDAEAAKLIGAGLAAIGAGMAAIGVGNVFGSFLESALRNPAAADGQQGRLFIGFAAAELLGLLAFVVAMILLFVV, from the coding sequence ATGGACGCAGAAGCAGCAAAGCTGATCGGTGCTGGTCTCGCCGCTATCGGTGCCGGCATGGCCGCCATCGGCGTGGGCAATGTTTTCGGCAGCTTCCTTGAAAGCGCGCTCCGCAACCCTGCGGCGGCTGACGGCCAGCAGGGCCGCCTGTTCATCGGCTTCGCCGCTGCCGAGCTTCTCGGCCTGCTGGCGTTCGTCGTTGCGATGATCCTGCTCTTCGTCGTCTGA
- a CDS encoding F0F1 ATP synthase subunit A gives MAAESGKIDPMHQFEVTPMGGGFELGGQEILFTNSALWMVVAAIALGLFMWGGMRRQLVPGRWQAAVEGFTGFISSMMTQNIGSEGRKYTPYVFSLFMFILFCNLLGMLPLGVLGLHPFTVTSHIAITGVLALISFAIVLVVGFWRHGLHFFSLFVPQGTPLPMIPIIAPIEFVSFMVRPFSLGLRLFVAMTAGHVLLKVLSGFVINGFNAETLWLGSIVSVLSFILMIGISALELLVAGIQAYVFALLTSLYINDAVNLH, from the coding sequence GTGGCGGCGGAATCCGGCAAGATCGACCCGATGCACCAGTTTGAAGTCACCCCCATGGGTGGCGGTTTCGAGCTGGGCGGGCAGGAGATTCTGTTTACCAACAGCGCGCTGTGGATGGTGGTTGCGGCGATTGCCCTGGGCCTGTTCATGTGGGGCGGGATGCGCCGTCAGCTCGTGCCCGGTCGCTGGCAGGCCGCGGTCGAAGGTTTCACCGGCTTTATCTCCAGCATGATGACGCAGAATATCGGCAGCGAAGGGCGCAAATATACGCCCTATGTCTTTTCGCTCTTCATGTTCATCCTCTTCTGCAACCTGCTTGGCATGTTGCCGCTGGGTGTTCTCGGCCTGCATCCTTTCACCGTGACCAGCCATATTGCGATCACTGGTGTGCTCGCCCTGATCAGCTTTGCGATCGTCCTGGTCGTGGGTTTCTGGCGCCACGGGCTGCACTTTTTCTCGCTTTTCGTTCCGCAAGGCACACCGCTGCCGATGATCCCGATCATCGCGCCGATCGAATTCGTGTCCTTCATGGTCCGCCCGTTCAGCCTTGGCCTGCGTCTGTTCGTCGCGATGACCGCTGGTCACGTGCTGCTGAAGGTTCTGTCGGGTTTCGTGATCAACGGCTTCAATGCCGAAACGCTGTGGCTCGGCTCGATCGTATCGGTGCTCAGCTTCATTCTGATGATCGGCATCAGCGCGCTTGAGCTGCTCGTGGCCGGTATTCAGGCCTATGTTTTCGCCCTGTTGACCTCGCTCTACATCAACGACGCGGTCAATCTTCACTAA
- a CDS encoding AtpZ/AtpI family protein produces MTGNGRDPESTSEDSRLASLQKRLGQVEAAEVKRNAVKAGPESDANYRLGNRVLAELLGGLIGGALFGWLIDRFAGTSPWGFLGMLFVGVVVAFRNIIRLSSTPRK; encoded by the coding sequence ATGACGGGGAATGGTCGCGATCCGGAATCAACTTCGGAGGATTCGCGCCTGGCGTCGCTGCAAAAGCGATTGGGCCAGGTCGAAGCCGCAGAGGTGAAACGGAATGCGGTAAAGGCAGGGCCTGAATCCGATGCCAATTACAGGCTCGGAAACCGGGTCCTGGCGGAACTGTTGGGTGGCTTGATTGGCGGAGCCTTGTTTGGCTGGCTGATCGACCGTTTCGCAGGAACGTCGCCCTGGGGGTTTTTGGGGATGTTGTTCGTGGGGGTCGTTGTGGCGTTCCGGAACATCATTCGCCTCTCTTCGACGCCGCGCAAATAG
- a CDS encoding YdbL family protein, with protein sequence MTNRKQWMPMGWAMAALLATTIITVPSAMAQRDPAYEAARAAGQIGEQSDGYLGFASTPTAEVRALVQDLNIKRKAAYTKGAPQGSTVEQFAFVTGCNLIAKTRPGEKYRDPDGNWRTRDASPPVRDPRCP encoded by the coding sequence ATGACGAACAGGAAGCAATGGATGCCGATGGGATGGGCGATGGCCGCCTTGTTGGCCACGACGATCATCACCGTTCCCTCCGCAATGGCGCAGCGCGATCCAGCTTATGAAGCCGCGCGGGCTGCGGGGCAAATCGGCGAACAGTCCGATGGCTATCTGGGCTTCGCGAGCACCCCGACCGCCGAAGTGCGCGCGTTGGTCCAGGATTTGAACATCAAGCGCAAGGCAGCTTATACCAAGGGCGCGCCCCAGGGCAGCACCGTGGAGCAATTTGCTTTTGTGACGGGCTGCAACCTCATCGCCAAAACGCGACCCGGAGAGAAATACAGAGATCCCGATGGCAACTGGCGGACGCGCGATGCCAGCCCGCCGGTCCGCGATCCCCGCTGCCCATGA
- a CDS encoding YnbE family lipoprotein — MAALLSALSLGACVQIDTPDKPIEINLNINIRHEIVHRLDGDAKKLIEENSGIF; from the coding sequence TTGGCCGCGCTCTTGTCGGCACTGTCGCTCGGCGCTTGTGTTCAGATTGACACGCCGGACAAGCCGATTGAAATTAACCTTAACATCAACATTCGCCACGAAATCGTGCACAGGCTGGATGGTGACGCCAAAAAGTTGATTGAAGAAAATAGTGGGATTTTTTGA
- a CDS encoding intermembrane phospholipid transport protein YdbH family protein, whose protein sequence is MAIGAGLWAGRAPIAGHFVEEALKARGVPARYTIQKIGLRTQRLSDVVIGDPRRPDLVAKTVEVTLDYSFSGPYVAALSADGVRLYGKFVDGQLSLGALDKFRDPENRDPFSLPDLRVTLKDARARFTTPWGPVAAVLNGHGNLRRDFTGKLALLAPHMAAGNCQAQNLSFYGALTVRNVRPHLVGPLRGTHVDCGGNIRAVAPQLALDLGLSEDLTRWDGKASARVERLAAGDMTAENLGFFASFEGSAEKSDVSIDAHMARLRGADFTAETVAMVAKGAVGSKLPQLTGRLSFAKARASEGWRAAVIDGAKAASGTPLAPLASRASQALARMISDASGSAEFALAGEGPTTRLELRAPQLTSTSGAYFRGSDKSNIRYFLGASRPAVVASGLWRFGGGELPSGTVALDRRADGRLDGRAIFAPYSAPGAQLALAPVDFSGDGSGHMRFATRLRLSGPLADGRVEDLAMPLSGKVALTGELALDGGCHNIRAEQIKASGFTLARPALALCSAVGAALLRTGPRGLEGRIHIPALALHGTSGASPLHITAGRASVDLAAMRWTLADPDIRMGTDEAQTYFAAAQIDGGAGARGMSGHLRGGHGKIGAVPLDMSEIDAEWNWSAGALTLNGALRLTDAEPDRRFFPLVAKAAQLRFANGTITAEAAFDEQGSGRRIVDTVIHHNLASGAGSADLKVKEIRFDEGFQPDQLTSLALGVVANVDGSVVGDGKILWGDAGVTSEGTFATANMNLAAAFGPVTGLTTTLHFEDLLGLRSAPGQRASLNDVNPGIPVREGIIEYRLLGDNRIRVEGGSWPFAGGELLLHPATLDFNADKPRRLSFDLVGVDAAVFLQQFGFDNINATGKFDGTLPVEFDGLGGRIVDGRIDSRFGGGGIAYVGELSNRNLGVIANFAFGALRSLKYDDLSIVMNGDLDGEMITDIRFGGVGQGEGADRNFLTKQIARLPLAFNVMIKAPFRQLVTSAKGFYDPSIMIEQNLPALLRIQQEREAGLNGASAPVQPPASEPVQ, encoded by the coding sequence TTGGCGATTGGCGCTGGCCTATGGGCCGGACGCGCGCCCATTGCCGGGCATTTTGTCGAGGAGGCGCTGAAAGCGCGCGGGGTTCCCGCCCGCTACACGATCCAGAAGATCGGCCTTCGCACCCAGCGCTTGTCCGATGTAGTGATCGGGGACCCCAGACGACCCGATCTCGTCGCGAAAACGGTCGAAGTGACTCTCGATTATAGCTTCAGCGGCCCCTATGTCGCCGCTCTTAGCGCCGATGGGGTGCGGCTCTACGGAAAATTTGTCGATGGCCAGCTTTCGCTGGGCGCGCTCGACAAGTTTCGCGACCCTGAGAACCGCGATCCATTTTCGCTCCCCGATCTGCGCGTTACGCTCAAAGATGCCCGCGCGCGCTTCACCACGCCGTGGGGCCCCGTTGCAGCCGTCTTGAACGGACACGGCAATCTTCGCCGGGATTTTACCGGCAAGCTGGCCCTGCTCGCACCCCATATGGCCGCCGGCAATTGCCAAGCCCAGAATCTCAGCTTTTATGGGGCGCTGACGGTGCGCAATGTGCGGCCGCATCTCGTGGGACCGCTGCGCGGCACTCATGTCGACTGCGGGGGGAATATACGGGCCGTTGCGCCGCAACTGGCGCTCGACCTTGGCTTGTCCGAGGATTTGACCCGCTGGGACGGCAAAGCAAGCGCGCGGGTTGAGCGGCTGGCCGCCGGAGATATGACAGCTGAAAATTTGGGTTTCTTCGCTAGCTTTGAAGGCAGTGCGGAGAAAAGCGATGTCAGCATCGACGCCCATATGGCCCGACTTCGCGGCGCGGACTTCACCGCCGAAACGGTGGCTATGGTCGCCAAAGGCGCCGTGGGGAGCAAGCTCCCTCAGCTCACCGGGCGCCTTTCCTTCGCCAAGGCGCGCGCAAGCGAGGGGTGGCGCGCCGCGGTCATCGACGGCGCCAAGGCCGCGTCGGGAACGCCTCTGGCTCCCTTGGCTTCGCGCGCATCCCAGGCTTTGGCAAGGATGATATCCGACGCAAGTGGCAGCGCTGAATTCGCCTTGGCGGGGGAGGGGCCGACGACGCGCCTCGAACTGCGCGCGCCGCAGTTGACCAGCACCAGTGGAGCCTATTTTCGCGGAAGCGATAAGAGCAATATTCGCTATTTTCTCGGTGCGTCCCGCCCGGCGGTCGTCGCCTCGGGCCTATGGCGCTTTGGCGGCGGGGAGCTTCCGTCTGGCACCGTCGCGCTCGATCGGCGCGCCGATGGCCGGCTCGATGGCCGCGCCATTTTTGCGCCCTATAGCGCGCCCGGTGCGCAACTGGCGCTCGCCCCTGTCGATTTTTCGGGGGACGGCAGTGGCCACATGCGCTTTGCCACCCGCCTGCGCCTTTCCGGGCCGCTCGCCGACGGCCGGGTGGAGGATTTGGCAATGCCGCTTTCGGGCAAGGTTGCGCTCACCGGGGAACTGGCGCTCGATGGCGGGTGCCACAATATCCGCGCCGAACAGATAAAAGCGTCGGGTTTCACCCTTGCGCGACCGGCACTCGCGCTTTGCAGCGCGGTTGGCGCAGCTTTGCTTCGCACGGGTCCGCGCGGGTTGGAAGGGCGCATCCACATTCCCGCGCTCGCGCTGCACGGAACCAGCGGCGCCTCGCCGCTCCATATTACGGCCGGCCGCGCCAGCGTCGATCTCGCCGCTATGCGCTGGACGCTTGCCGACCCCGACATCCGCATGGGAACCGATGAAGCCCAGACGTATTTTGCGGCCGCGCAGATCGACGGAGGCGCAGGCGCAAGGGGAATGTCCGGCCACTTACGCGGCGGGCACGGCAAAATCGGCGCCGTTCCTCTCGATATGAGCGAGATTGATGCTGAATGGAACTGGAGCGCGGGGGCGCTTACCCTGAATGGTGCCTTGCGACTAACCGATGCGGAACCCGACCGGCGCTTCTTCCCGCTGGTGGCCAAGGCGGCTCAATTGCGATTCGCCAATGGCACCATCACCGCAGAGGCGGCTTTTGACGAGCAGGGCAGCGGACGGCGCATCGTTGATACCGTCATCCATCACAACCTGGCGTCCGGGGCGGGGAGCGCGGACCTCAAGGTCAAGGAAATCCGCTTTGACGAAGGATTTCAACCCGACCAGCTCACCAGTCTCGCGCTCGGCGTAGTCGCCAATGTCGATGGTTCGGTGGTCGGGGACGGCAAAATTCTGTGGGGCGACGCGGGCGTTACCAGCGAGGGGACCTTCGCAACTGCCAATATGAATTTGGCGGCGGCTTTTGGTCCCGTGACGGGCCTGACGACAACGCTTCATTTTGAGGATCTGCTTGGCCTGCGCTCCGCTCCGGGGCAGCGGGCTTCATTGAACGATGTCAATCCGGGAATCCCCGTCCGCGAAGGGATCATCGAATATCGACTGCTCGGTGACAACCGCATTCGTGTCGAAGGGGGGAGCTGGCCCTTTGCCGGGGGGGAGTTGCTGCTGCATCCTGCCACCCTTGATTTCAATGCCGACAAGCCCCGCCGCCTGTCTTTCGATCTGGTGGGCGTCGATGCGGCGGTATTCCTTCAGCAATTTGGCTTCGACAACATCAACGCCACAGGGAAATTCGACGGGACCTTGCCCGTGGAATTTGACGGTCTCGGCGGGCGGATTGTCGATGGCCGGATCGATTCGCGCTTTGGCGGCGGCGGTATCGCCTATGTTGGGGAACTGTCGAACCGCAACCTGGGCGTCATCGCCAATTTCGCTTTCGGCGCCCTGCGCTCGCTCAAATATGATGATCTGTCGATTGTGATGAACGGCGATCTCGATGGCGAAATGATCACGGATATCCGATTCGGCGGCGTGGGGCAGGGGGAGGGGGCGGACCGCAATTTCCTGACCAAACAGATCGCCAGGCTGCCGCTCGCCTTCAACGTAATGATCAAGGCGCCCTTCCGCCAGCTTGTGACCTCGGCCAAGGGCTTCTACGACCCGTCGATAATGATCGAACAAAATCTCCCGGCCCTGCTGCGCATCCAGCAGGAAAGGGAGGCTGGGCTAAATGGGGCGTCTGCGCCCGTTCAGCCCCCAGCAAGCGAACCTGTGCAATGA
- the radC gene encoding RadC family protein: MPARGPAPGADHAGHRARLRARLLAEPQSLADYELVEYLLTLAIPRRDTKPLAKALLREFGSLAQLISADPESLRRVEGLGDGAIAALKIVQASSLFMLKGEFRDKPILSSWDALLDWLRADMGPIDIERVRVLYLNTRNMLIRDELVSEGSIDQSAIYTREVIKRALELGASAMILVHNHPSGSPEPSRQDIAITRDIADAAAKLGIAVHDHIIIGGSDYRSMRAMGLL, from the coding sequence ATGCCCGCACGAGGGCCCGCCCCTGGCGCCGATCATGCGGGCCACCGCGCCCGGCTTCGCGCCCGCCTTTTGGCCGAGCCGCAAAGTCTGGCCGATTATGAGCTAGTCGAATATCTCCTTACCCTTGCCATTCCGCGCCGGGACACCAAGCCGCTTGCCAAGGCTTTGCTGCGCGAGTTCGGCTCGCTTGCGCAGCTGATCAGCGCCGATCCGGAATCGCTGCGCCGGGTCGAGGGGCTGGGTGACGGCGCCATTGCCGCGCTCAAGATCGTTCAGGCGTCCAGCCTGTTCATGCTGAAAGGCGAGTTTCGCGACAAACCGATTCTGTCGAGCTGGGACGCGCTGCTTGATTGGCTGCGTGCCGATATGGGGCCCATCGATATCGAACGGGTGCGTGTTCTCTATCTCAATACGCGCAACATGCTGATTCGCGACGAACTGGTCAGCGAGGGGTCGATCGACCAATCGGCCATCTATACGCGCGAAGTGATCAAACGTGCGCTGGAGCTGGGAGCATCGGCCATGATTCTGGTGCATAATCACCCCAGCGGCAGCCCCGAGCCCAGCCGGCAGGATATTGCCATAACCCGTGATATCGCCGACGCCGCCGCGAAACTGGGGATCGCCGTCCATGATCATATCATCATCGGGGGAAGCGATTATCGTAGCATGCGGGCCATGGGCCTCTTGTGA
- the rnk gene encoding nucleoside diphosphate kinase regulator: MTTRLAARRPRIHMIDTEADALTSLALGHEDRLPQVSELLLGEIDRAIIHTVDKFPDDVVAMGSTVTFIDEASGATRTVQLVYPREADIANGRISILTPIGAGLIGLRKGHSIPWPDRDGHKRNLTIVEVAQAARAES; this comes from the coding sequence ATGACCACGCGCTTGGCGGCCCGGCGGCCGCGTATCCACATGATTGACACCGAAGCTGATGCGCTGACCAGCCTGGCGCTTGGCCATGAAGACCGGCTGCCGCAGGTGAGCGAGCTTTTGCTCGGCGAAATCGACCGTGCCATCATTCATACCGTCGATAAATTTCCCGACGATGTGGTGGCCATGGGCTCCACCGTCACCTTTATCGACGAAGCCAGTGGCGCGACGCGGACCGTGCAACTCGTCTATCCGCGTGAAGCCGATATCGCGAATGGCCGCATATCCATTCTGACGCCCATCGGCGCCGGATTGATCGGACTTCGTAAGGGGCATTCCATTCCCTGGCCCGACCGCGACGGACATAAGCGCAACCTCACCATCGTCGAGGTGGCACAGGCGGCGCGCGCGGAGAGTTGA
- a CDS encoding EF-hand domain-containing protein: MLKQWLLVGAAAFSVPAVAQDLSEVPPATEAPATEVPETVPEATSPQAPTSDQIAAVVESEFATYDSDADGQLSDSEFAAWMKKLRVASDPNMDPESQAVRDWASQAFAAADADQSASVSKDELTAFLSRGA; encoded by the coding sequence ATGTTGAAACAATGGCTTTTGGTCGGCGCCGCTGCCTTCAGTGTTCCTGCCGTTGCGCAGGACTTGAGCGAAGTCCCCCCCGCCACAGAGGCTCCGGCCACGGAAGTGCCGGAAACAGTGCCTGAAGCGACTTCGCCGCAGGCCCCGACTTCCGACCAGATCGCAGCCGTCGTGGAAAGCGAGTTTGCGACCTATGACAGCGACGCTGACGGCCAGTTGAGCGACAGCGAATTTGCTGCATGGATGAAGAAGCTGCGCGTGGCGAGCGATCCGAACATGGATCCGGAATCGCAGGCCGTGCGTGATTGGGCAAGCCAGGCCTTTGCTGCCGCCGATGCAGACCAGTCCGCAAGCGTCAGCAAGGATGAACTGACCGCTTTCCTGTCACGCGGCGCGTAA